One genomic region from Sphingobacterium multivorum encodes:
- a CDS encoding transketolase family protein encodes MKKYTYTESKDTRSGFGAGLLEAGKQDENVVALCADLIGSLKMNDFIKEFPERFFQIGIAEANMMGIAAGLTIGGKIPFTGTFANFSTGRVYDQIRQSIAYSDKNVKIAASHAGLTLGEDGATHQILEDIGLMKMLPGMTVINPCDFNQTKAATIAAAKYEGPVYLRFGRPVVPNFTPADQEFVIGKAVLLNEGTDVTIIATGHLVWEAIQAGEKLAELGINAEIINIHTIKPLDEEAILKSVAKTKCVVTAEEHNRLGGLGDSVAQVLTRELPTPQEYVAVNDSFGESGTPAQLMEKYGLNAAAIVAAVQKVIKRK; translated from the coding sequence ATGAAAAAATATACTTATACAGAGTCAAAAGATACACGTTCAGGATTTGGTGCGGGGTTACTAGAAGCAGGAAAGCAAGATGAGAATGTAGTTGCATTATGTGCTGATTTAATCGGTTCGTTAAAAATGAACGATTTTATCAAAGAATTTCCAGAACGTTTTTTCCAAATCGGTATCGCGGAAGCTAATATGATGGGGATTGCTGCCGGACTTACGATCGGTGGTAAAATACCATTCACAGGTACATTCGCAAATTTCTCAACAGGACGTGTTTATGATCAGATTCGCCAATCGATTGCATACTCGGACAAAAATGTAAAAATTGCAGCGTCGCATGCTGGCCTAACCTTAGGTGAAGATGGTGCAACTCACCAAATATTAGAAGATATCGGCTTGATGAAAATGTTGCCAGGAATGACAGTGATCAATCCTTGTGATTTCAATCAAACAAAAGCCGCTACAATTGCAGCAGCAAAATATGAGGGACCAGTTTATTTGCGTTTTGGCCGTCCCGTAGTTCCTAACTTCACTCCTGCTGATCAAGAATTTGTGATTGGTAAGGCGGTATTATTAAATGAAGGAACGGATGTTACGATCATTGCTACAGGTCATTTAGTATGGGAAGCTATCCAAGCTGGTGAAAAATTAGCTGAGTTAGGTATCAACGCTGAAATTATCAATATCCATACCATTAAACCTTTGGATGAAGAAGCTATTTTAAAATCTGTTGCGAAAACCAAATGTGTTGTAACGGCGGAAGAGCATAACCGTCTTGGCGGTTTGGGTGATAGCGTTGCTCAAGTGTTAACAAGAGAGTTACCTACTCCACAAGAGTACGTTGCAGTAAATGATAGTTTTGGAGAATCAGGTACTCCTGCTCAATTGATGGAAAAATACGGTTTGAATGCTGCGGCTATTGTGGCTGCGGTTCAAAAAGTAATCAAAAGAAAATAA
- a CDS encoding RNA polymerase sigma factor, whose translation MDDALIIAKFAEESTREEAFRLLLKKYQQKIYWHVRRMVIDHDDADDVVQDIFVKVWKNLGNFREDSQLYTWLYRIATNECITFLNKKKQKQNVSLDDDTTAYLAETLADGNYFNGDKAQMKLQQALLTLPEKQKLVFNMKYFEDMKYEEISEVLGTSVGALKASYHLAVKKIEAFFNNND comes from the coding sequence ATGGATGACGCTTTAATTATAGCAAAATTCGCCGAAGAGAGTACGCGAGAAGAAGCTTTCCGTTTATTGTTGAAGAAATATCAACAGAAGATTTATTGGCATGTGCGAAGAATGGTCATCGATCATGACGATGCGGACGATGTTGTTCAAGATATCTTTGTCAAAGTATGGAAAAACCTTGGGAATTTCCGTGAAGACTCACAATTATACACTTGGCTTTATCGTATCGCAACAAATGAATGTATTACCTTCTTAAATAAGAAAAAGCAAAAGCAGAACGTGTCGTTGGATGACGACACGACTGCTTATTTGGCAGAAACGCTTGCTGATGGCAATTATTTTAATGGTGATAAAGCTCAAATGAAATTACAACAGGCTTTGTTGACTTTGCCAGAAAAGCAAAAATTGGTCTTCAATATGAAATATTTTGAAGACATGAAATACGAAGAAATTTCAGAAGTACTCGGAACAAGTGTCGGAGCGCTTAAAGCCTCTTATCATTTAGCTGTCAAAAAAATAGAGGCATTTTTTAACAACAACGATTAA
- a CDS encoding aspartate aminotransferase family protein, with protein MLSNRELFLMNTAQTSSSPRLVEVVKAEGVYLYGPNGEEYMDLVSGFNVSNIGHRHPKVLEAIKSQLDQYLHVTVYGEFVQAPQVQFATELLAELPTNFQSVYLTNSGTEAVEGSMKIAKKYTGRRQIIAAKKAYHGSTQGALSLIGNDAYRKAYAPLLPEIDFIEFNDLDDLTKITEQTAAVILEAIQGEAGVRVPDITYMQAVRKRCSETGTLLIFDEIQTGFGRTGRLFAFEHFAIVPDILMLAKGIGGGMPLGAFVAAKEVMDVIKDNPMLGHITTFGGHPVSCAAARASLAVIKEEKLVEQVERKSLLFKEKLRHPAIKEIRGLGLMMCLQLDSFDQVYNVSKYCAENGVMIDWYLHCETALRVAPPLTITDLEIEKACNIIIKGLEKYA; from the coding sequence ATGTTAAGCAACAGAGAATTATTTTTAATGAATACTGCTCAAACATCTAGCTCACCTAGATTGGTTGAAGTAGTTAAGGCCGAAGGTGTCTACCTTTATGGCCCAAATGGAGAGGAATACATGGATTTGGTCTCCGGCTTCAATGTCAGCAATATAGGCCATCGTCATCCGAAGGTTTTGGAAGCTATAAAATCACAATTGGACCAGTACCTACATGTCACCGTTTATGGTGAATTTGTGCAGGCCCCACAGGTACAATTTGCTACAGAATTATTAGCAGAACTTCCCACTAATTTTCAATCGGTTTACCTCACCAACAGTGGAACGGAAGCCGTAGAGGGATCTATGAAAATAGCAAAGAAATATACCGGTCGCAGGCAAATTATCGCTGCAAAAAAGGCGTACCACGGCAGTACACAAGGCGCGCTCAGTCTGATCGGAAACGATGCGTACCGTAAAGCGTATGCTCCTCTCCTCCCCGAAATAGATTTTATCGAGTTTAATGACCTGGACGATCTAACAAAGATTACGGAACAAACTGCTGCTGTCATCCTCGAAGCTATTCAGGGGGAAGCTGGTGTCCGGGTCCCGGATATCACTTACATGCAGGCTGTTAGAAAACGCTGTAGTGAAACTGGTACTTTACTCATCTTTGATGAAATTCAAACAGGTTTTGGTCGCACAGGTCGTCTTTTTGCCTTTGAACATTTTGCTATTGTTCCAGACATCTTGATGCTTGCCAAAGGGATCGGTGGTGGCATGCCCCTAGGCGCCTTTGTTGCAGCCAAAGAAGTGATGGATGTTATTAAGGATAATCCCATGCTTGGGCACATCACGACTTTTGGGGGCCACCCCGTAAGTTGTGCCGCAGCACGGGCTTCACTGGCTGTTATCAAGGAAGAAAAATTGGTAGAACAGGTCGAGCGAAAATCGCTTTTATTTAAAGAAAAACTCCGACACCCTGCAATTAAAGAAATTCGAGGATTAGGTCTTATGATGTGTCTGCAATTGGATTCCTTTGATCAGGTTTACAACGTGAGTAAGTATTGTGCTGAAAACGGGGTTATGATCGACTGGTATCTGCATTGTGAAACAGCACTGCGTGTCGCTCCTCCATTGACTATTACAGATCTGGAAATTGAAAAAGCGTGTAACATCATTATAAAAGGTTTGGAAAAGTATGCTTAA
- a CDS encoding SGNH/GDSL hydrolase family protein, with amino-acid sequence MNTNRRSFIKKSIIGSGLLTGANILGNDVFAHESTASSSKISLNNDDIILFQGDSITDVGRDRNNRNANDTAALGRGYALLAASQLLNKYSTKKLKVYNTGISGNRVPDLQKRWQEDTLAIKPTVLSILIGVNDFWRTIDRGAQTTVEEYKSQYQQLLQETMKQLPNVKLIIGEPFAVKGVGHITEAWYPKFLAYQESAREIAKEFGAILIPYQKIFDNAQKNAPGAYWAADGVHPTLAGAQMMASAWMDCIK; translated from the coding sequence ATGAACACAAACCGCAGATCATTTATCAAAAAAAGCATTATTGGTTCCGGTCTATTGACTGGTGCCAATATACTGGGAAACGATGTATTCGCGCACGAATCCACCGCCAGTTCCTCAAAAATCAGTTTAAATAACGACGACATCATTTTATTTCAGGGCGATTCCATTACGGATGTAGGACGTGATAGAAACAATAGAAATGCCAATGACACCGCAGCGCTAGGACGTGGTTATGCTTTATTGGCTGCCAGCCAGCTCTTAAATAAATATTCGACAAAAAAATTAAAGGTATATAACACAGGTATTAGTGGAAATCGTGTACCCGATCTTCAAAAGCGTTGGCAGGAGGATACGCTGGCTATTAAACCCACTGTATTGAGTATTTTGATTGGTGTAAATGACTTTTGGCGGACAATCGACCGTGGAGCGCAGACAACGGTTGAAGAGTATAAATCCCAGTACCAACAGTTACTACAGGAGACAATGAAACAGCTTCCAAATGTCAAACTGATCATTGGAGAACCTTTTGCCGTAAAAGGGGTAGGTCACATTACTGAAGCGTGGTATCCAAAATTTTTGGCTTATCAAGAATCCGCTCGTGAGATCGCCAAAGAATTTGGCGCAATTCTAATACCCTATCAAAAAATATTCGACAATGCCCAAAAGAATGCTCCTGGTGCCTACTGGGCAGCAGATGGTGTTCACCCTACCCTTGCCGGCGCACAGATGATGGCCTCAGCCTGGATGGACTGCATCAAATAA
- a CDS encoding MFS transporter has protein sequence MIQEKTSRPIFSILFAVSMVHLLNDMIQGVIPATYPLLKEEHHLSFSQVGMITMVYQIAASIFQPVVGSFTDKHPVPYSQIIGMSFSLLGMLLFSKAHSYEWILFSVFLVGIGSSIFHPESSRVAYMASGGRRSMAQSIFQIGGNAGTAMAPIIVAFLVLPRGQQAIAWMCLFTILGQFISYYIGSWYKKRLRSFAKSTKKTIRVPDLPNSRIVATVIILLLLIVSKYFYIASITNYFQFYTIKKFGINEVEAQVNLFYFLIAVAVGTLLGGVFGDRFGRKYVIWFSVLGVAPFALALPYVGLTMTGILIVIIGLILSSAFPAIIVYAQELLPKKLGMVSGLFYGFAFGMGGIGSAVLGWQADHTSIAFIYHLCSYLPLMGIVAYFLPNLQKTPYKEI, from the coding sequence ATGATACAAGAGAAGACGAGTAGACCTATTTTTTCTATTTTGTTTGCCGTGAGCATGGTGCATCTTTTGAACGATATGATTCAGGGCGTAATACCGGCAACCTATCCCTTGCTCAAAGAAGAGCATCATCTAAGCTTTTCTCAGGTTGGGATGATTACAATGGTTTATCAGATAGCAGCTTCAATATTCCAGCCTGTTGTAGGCTCATTTACGGACAAACATCCTGTGCCATATTCTCAGATCATTGGGATGTCTTTTTCCCTTCTCGGTATGCTTTTGTTTTCGAAAGCACATAGTTATGAATGGATCTTATTTTCTGTTTTTCTGGTAGGGATTGGTTCTTCAATCTTTCACCCTGAATCTTCTCGTGTGGCTTATATGGCATCGGGAGGAAGAAGAAGTATGGCACAATCTATTTTTCAGATTGGAGGAAATGCAGGGACCGCAATGGCCCCAATCATTGTCGCTTTTTTGGTATTACCGAGAGGGCAGCAGGCGATCGCCTGGATGTGCTTATTTACGATTCTCGGCCAATTTATATCTTATTATATTGGTAGTTGGTATAAAAAGAGGCTTCGGAGCTTTGCCAAATCAACGAAGAAAACAATACGCGTGCCTGATCTACCCAATAGCCGAATCGTCGCGACCGTTATTATACTCCTCTTACTGATTGTTTCAAAATACTTCTATATAGCAAGTATTACAAACTATTTCCAGTTTTATACCATCAAGAAATTTGGGATTAATGAAGTGGAAGCACAAGTCAATCTATTTTATTTTCTGATAGCTGTTGCGGTGGGAACATTACTGGGGGGAGTATTCGGCGATCGATTTGGTCGCAAATATGTTATCTGGTTCTCCGTCTTGGGCGTTGCACCATTTGCATTAGCATTACCCTATGTCGGACTTACGATGACGGGAATACTAATCGTAATTATTGGATTGATTTTATCATCCGCTTTTCCAGCAATTATTGTTTATGCACAAGAACTATTGCCTAAGAAGTTGGGCATGGTTTCAGGTTTATTTTACGGCTTTGCATTTGGAATGGGAGGGATTGGATCCGCTGTACTTGGCTGGCAGGCAGATCATACGTCCATCGCGTTTATTTATCACCTATGTTCCTACCTGCCATTGATGGGTATTGTGGCTTATTTTCTTCCTAACCTACAAAAAACACCTTACAAAGAAATTTAG
- a CDS encoding class I SAM-dependent rRNA methyltransferase translates to MKSVYLNKGKDKAAWQLHPWVFSGAIKSLSDKIEDGEVVGVYNAEREFIAYGLFHNSSRVAIRLLEWNPQAQINENWWRARVQKAVAARQHLLQEGVTNTVRLIFAEADFLPGLIADKYADFISIQVHSVGVEKVKSVIIDELNALLQPKGIYERSDLKSREHEGLPDTNGLLFGELPSEFIDVIENGIHYKVNIIDGQKSGFYCDQRENRQLTANYVSNKRVLDCFCYSGGFTLNSLKNGAAEVISVDSSALAIETLEKNIAENGFDPSRHKAILSDVNKQLRKFIDEEEKFDLIVLDPPKYAPSRSALERASRAYKDLNRRGLMLLNSGGLLATFSCSGAMDMDTFKQVLAWAALDAGKEIQFIRQFHQPEDHPVRASFPEGEYLKGLLVRVL, encoded by the coding sequence ATGAAATCAGTTTATTTGAATAAGGGTAAGGATAAAGCTGCCTGGCAATTGCATCCTTGGGTATTTTCTGGAGCAATTAAATCATTGTCCGATAAGATTGAAGATGGCGAAGTTGTTGGCGTTTACAATGCTGAACGTGAATTTATTGCCTATGGTCTATTTCACAATAGCTCGCGTGTAGCCATTCGTTTATTGGAATGGAACCCTCAAGCCCAGATTAATGAAAATTGGTGGCGTGCCCGCGTTCAGAAGGCTGTAGCAGCAAGACAGCATTTGTTGCAAGAAGGTGTCACCAATACGGTTCGTTTAATCTTTGCTGAAGCAGATTTTCTTCCTGGACTTATTGCAGACAAATACGCGGATTTTATATCCATTCAGGTCCATTCAGTTGGGGTGGAAAAAGTCAAATCAGTTATTATCGATGAATTGAATGCTTTGCTGCAACCCAAAGGAATTTATGAGCGTAGTGATCTGAAATCTCGCGAACATGAAGGTTTACCTGATACCAATGGGCTTTTATTTGGAGAACTTCCATCTGAATTTATCGACGTTATCGAAAATGGCATTCATTATAAGGTGAACATTATTGATGGACAAAAATCGGGATTTTATTGCGACCAACGTGAAAATCGCCAGCTGACGGCCAATTACGTTTCAAATAAACGCGTCCTAGATTGTTTTTGCTATTCCGGTGGTTTTACGTTAAATAGCTTGAAAAATGGGGCTGCAGAAGTCATATCTGTAGATAGTTCTGCATTGGCTATCGAAACGCTGGAAAAAAATATTGCTGAAAATGGTTTTGATCCTAGTCGGCATAAAGCAATATTGTCTGATGTAAACAAGCAACTGCGTAAATTCATCGATGAAGAGGAAAAATTTGACCTGATTGTCTTAGATCCACCGAAATATGCTCCCTCTCGATCCGCATTGGAAAGAGCATCTAGGGCGTATAAAGACTTGAATCGCCGCGGATTGATGTTGTTAAATAGTGGTGGTTTATTAGCGACATTTTCTTGTTCAGGTGCGATGGATATGGATACGTTCAAGCAAGTGCTCGCTTGGGCTGCACTGGATGCTGGTAAGGAAATTCAGTTTATTAGACAATTTCATCAACCTGAAGATCATCCTGTGCGGGCTTCGTTCCCAGAAGGCGAATATCTGAAAGGATTGTTGGTGCGCGTATTATAA